In the Panthera uncia isolate 11264 chromosome D2, Puncia_PCG_1.0, whole genome shotgun sequence genome, one interval contains:
- the ZMIZ1 gene encoding zinc finger MIZ domain-containing protein 1 isoform X1, with translation MNSMDRHIQQTNDRLQCIKQHLQNPANFHNAATELLDWCGDPRAFQRPFEQSLMGCLTVVSRVAAQQGFDLDLGYRLLAVCAANRDKFTPKSAALLSSWCEELGRLLLLRHQKSRQSDAPGKLPMQPPLNSMSSMKPTLSHSDGSFPYDSVPWQQNTNQPPGSLSVVTTVWGVTNTSQSQVLGNPMANANNPMNPGGNPMASGMTTSNPGLNSPQFAGQQQQFSAKAGPAQPYIQQSMYGRPNYPGSGGFGASYPGGPNAPAGMGIPPHTRPPADFTQPAAAAAAAAVAAAAATATATATATVAALQETQNKDINQYGPVCSSFQMGPTQAYNSQFMNQPGPRGPASMGGSMNPASMAAGMTPSGMSGPPMGMNQPRPPGISPFGTHGQRMPQQTYPGPRPQSLPIQSIKRPYPGEPNYGNQQYGPNSQFPTQPGQYPTPNPPRPLTSPNYPGQRMPSQPSTGQYPPPTVNMGQYYKPEQFNGQNNTFSGSSYSNYSQGNVNRPPRPVPVANYPHSPVPGNPTPPMTPGSSIPPYLSPSQDVKPPFPPDIKPNMSALPPPPANHNDELRLTFPVRDGVVLEPFRLEHNLAVSNHVFHLRPTVHQTLMWRSDLELQFKCYHHEDRQMNTNWPASVQVSVNATPLTIERGDNKTSHKPLHLKHVCQPGRNTIQITVTACCCSHLFVLQLVHRPSVRSVLQGLLKKRLLPAEHCITKIKRNFSSVAASSGNTTLNGEDGVEQTAIKVSLKCPITFRRIQLPARGHDCKHVQCFDLESYLQLNCERGTWRCPVCNKTALLEGLEVDQYMWGILNAIQHSEFEEVTIDPTCSWRPVPIKSDLHIKDDPDGIPSKRFKTMSPSQMIMPNVMEMIAALGPGPSPYPLPPPPGGANSNDYSNQGNNYQGHGNFDFPHGNPGGTSMNDFMHGPPQLSHPPDMPNNMAALEKPLSHPMQETMPHAGSSDQPHPSIQQGLHVPHPSSQSGPPLHHSGAPPPPSQPPRQPPQAAPSNHPHSDLTFNPSSALEGQAGAQGASDMPEPSLDLLPELTNPDELLSYLDPPDLPSNSNDDLLSLFENN, from the exons CCCTGCTGTCCTCCTGGTGCGAGGAGCTCGGCCGCCTGCTGCTTCTCCGACATCAGAAGAGCCGCCAGAGCGACGCCCCCGGGAAACTCCCCATGCAGCCTCCCCTCAACTCCATGAGCTCCATGAAACCCACTCTGTCGCACAG TGATGGGTCGTTCCCCTATGACTCTGTCCCTTGGCAGCAGAACACCAACCAGCCTCCCGGCTCCCTCTCCGTGGTCACCACAGTTTGGGGAGTGACCAACACATCCCAGAGCCAG gtcctCGGGAACCCTATGGCCAATGCCAACAACCCCATGAATCCAGGCGGCAACCCTATGGCATCGGGCATGACCACCAGCAACCCCGGCCTCAACTCCCCCCAGTTTGCTGGGCAGCAGCAACAGTTCTCGGCCAAGGCCGGGCCCGCTCAGCCCTACATCCAGCAGAGCATGTACGGCCGGCCCAACTACCCCGGCAGCGGGGGCTTCGGGGCCAG CTACCCCGGGGGTCCTAACGCCCCCGCAGGCATGGGCATCCCTCCGCACACCAGGCCGCCCGCTGACTTCACTCAGCCGGCGGCTGCTGCCGCAGCAGCTgcagtggcggcggcggcggccacggccacggccacggccacggccactgTGGCAGCCTTgcaggagacacagaacaagGATATAAACCAGTACGGACCG GTCTGTTCCTCTTTCCAGATGGGTCCCACCCAGGCGTATAACAGCCAATTCATGAACCAGCCCGGGCCGCGGGGGCCTGCCTCCATGGGGGGCAGCATGAACCCCGCAAGCATGGCGGCTGGCATGACACCCTCGGGGATGAGCGGCCCTCCCATGGGGATGAACCAGCCCCGGCCGCCCGGCATCAGCCCCTTTGGCACCCATGGGCAGCGGATGCCCCAGCAGACCTACCCGGGGCCCCGGCCCCAGTCCCTGCCTATTCAAAGCATAAAGAGGCCATACCCGGGAGAG CCCAACTATGGAAACCAGCAATATGGACCAAACAGCCAGTTCCCCACCCAGCCAGGCCAGTACcctacccccaaccccccacGGCCGCTCACCTCTCCCAACTACCCCGGGCAAAGGATGCCCAGCCAGCCGAGCACGGGGCAGTACCCACCCCCCACGGTCAACATGGGGCAGTATTACAAG CCAGAGCAATTTAATGGACAAAACAACACCTTCTCGGGAAGCAGCTACAGTAACTACAGCCAGGGGAATGTCAATAGG CCTCCTAGGCCGGTTCCTGTGGCAAATTACCCCCACTCACCTGTTCCAGGGAACCCCACGCCCCCCATGACCCCCGGGAGCAGCATCCCCCCGTACCTGTCCCCCAGCCAAGACGTTAAACCACCCTTCCCGCCTGACATCAAGCCAAATATGAGCGCTCTGCCACCACCCCCAG CCAACCACAATGACGAGCTGCGGCTCACGTTCCCCGTGCGGGACGGCGTGGTGCTGGAGCCCTTCCGCCTGGAGCACAACCTGGCTGTCAGCAACCACGTCTTTCACCTACGGCCCACAGTCCACCAGACGCTGATGTGGAG GTCCGACCTGGAGCTGCAGTTCAAGTGCTACCACCACGAGGACCGGCAGATGAACACCAACTGGCCGGCCTCGGTGCAGGTCAGCGTGAACGCCACGCCCCTCACCATCGAGCGCGGGGACAACAAGACCTCCCACAAGCCCCTGCACCTCAAGCACGTGTGCCAGCCGGGCCGCAACACCATCCAGATCACCGTCACGGCCTGCTGCTGC TCCCACCTCTTCGTGCTGCAGCTGGTCCACCGGCCCTCCGTGCGCTCCGTGCTGCAAGGCCTCCTCAAGAAACGCCTCTTGCCCGCGGAGCACTGTATCACGAAAA TCAAGCGGAATTTCAGCAGCGTGGCTGCCTCGTCAGGCAACACGACCCTCAACGGAGAGGATGGCGTGGAGCAGACAGCCATCAAGGTGTCTCTGAAGTGCCCCATCACATTCCGGCGCATCCAGCTGCCTGCTCGAGGTCACGACTGCAAGCACGTCCAG TGCTTTGACCTGGAGTCGTACCTGCAGCTGAATTGTGAGAGAGGGACCTGGCGGTGTCCTGTGTGCAA taaaaCGGCTCTGCTTGAGGGCCTGGAGGTGGATCAGTACATGTGGGGCATCCTGAACGCCATCCAACA CTCCGAGTTTGAAGAGGTCACCATCGATCCCACGTGCAGCTGGCGGCCAGTCCCCATCAAGTCAGACCTGCACATTAAAGATGACCCAGATGGCATCCCCTCCAAGCGGTTCAAGACCATGAGTCCCAGCCAGATGATCATGCCCAACGTCATGGAAATGATCGcagccctgggccctggcccatccccctacccactccCGCCTCCACCGGGGGGCGCCAACTCCAACGATTACAGCAACCAAG GCAACAACTACCAGGGCCATGGCAACTTTGACTTCCCCCACGGAAACCCTGGCGGGACGTCCATGAACGACTTCATGCACGGGCCGCCCCAGCTCTCCCACCCCCCGGACATGCCCAACAACATGGCCGCCCTCGAGAAACCCCTCAGTCACCCCATGCAGGAAACT ATGCCACACGCTGGCAGTTCTGACCAGCCCCATCCCTCCATACAACAAGGTTTGCACGTCCCACACCCCAGCAGCCAGTCAGGGCCTCCATTACATCACAGtggggctcctcctcctccttcccagcctccccgGCAACCGCCACAGGCCGCTCCCAGCAACCATCCACACAGCGACCTGACCTTTAACCCCTCCTCAGCCTTAGAGGGTCAGGCCGGAGCACAGGGAGCATCCGACATGCCGGAGCCTTCGCTGGAT ctccttccaGAACTCACAAATCCCGATGAGCTCCTCTCGTACCTGGATCCCCCCGACCTGCCGAGCAATAGTAACGATGACCTCCTGTCTCTCTTTGAGAACAACTGA
- the ZMIZ1 gene encoding zinc finger MIZ domain-containing protein 1 isoform X2, which translates to MNSMDRHIQQTNDRLQCIKQHLQNPANFHNAATELLDWCGDPRAFQRPFEQSLMGCLTVVSRVAAQQGFDLDLGYRLLAVCAANRDKFTPKSAALLSSWCEELGRLLLLRHQKSRQSDAPGKLPMQPPLNSMSSMKPTLSHSDGSFPYDSVPWQQNTNQPPGSLSVVTTVWGVTNTSQSQVLGNPMANANNPMNPGGNPMASGMTTSNPGLNSPQFAGQQQQFSAKAGPAQPYIQQSMYGRPNYPGSGGFGASYPGGPNAPAGMGIPPHTRPPADFTQPAAAAAAAAVAAAAATATATATATVAALQETQNKDINQYGPMGPTQAYNSQFMNQPGPRGPASMGGSMNPASMAAGMTPSGMSGPPMGMNQPRPPGISPFGTHGQRMPQQTYPGPRPQSLPIQSIKRPYPGEPNYGNQQYGPNSQFPTQPGQYPTPNPPRPLTSPNYPGQRMPSQPSTGQYPPPTVNMGQYYKPEQFNGQNNTFSGSSYSNYSQGNVNRPPRPVPVANYPHSPVPGNPTPPMTPGSSIPPYLSPSQDVKPPFPPDIKPNMSALPPPPANHNDELRLTFPVRDGVVLEPFRLEHNLAVSNHVFHLRPTVHQTLMWRSDLELQFKCYHHEDRQMNTNWPASVQVSVNATPLTIERGDNKTSHKPLHLKHVCQPGRNTIQITVTACCCSHLFVLQLVHRPSVRSVLQGLLKKRLLPAEHCITKIKRNFSSVAASSGNTTLNGEDGVEQTAIKVSLKCPITFRRIQLPARGHDCKHVQCFDLESYLQLNCERGTWRCPVCNKTALLEGLEVDQYMWGILNAIQHSEFEEVTIDPTCSWRPVPIKSDLHIKDDPDGIPSKRFKTMSPSQMIMPNVMEMIAALGPGPSPYPLPPPPGGANSNDYSNQGNNYQGHGNFDFPHGNPGGTSMNDFMHGPPQLSHPPDMPNNMAALEKPLSHPMQETMPHAGSSDQPHPSIQQGLHVPHPSSQSGPPLHHSGAPPPPSQPPRQPPQAAPSNHPHSDLTFNPSSALEGQAGAQGASDMPEPSLDLLPELTNPDELLSYLDPPDLPSNSNDDLLSLFENN; encoded by the exons CCCTGCTGTCCTCCTGGTGCGAGGAGCTCGGCCGCCTGCTGCTTCTCCGACATCAGAAGAGCCGCCAGAGCGACGCCCCCGGGAAACTCCCCATGCAGCCTCCCCTCAACTCCATGAGCTCCATGAAACCCACTCTGTCGCACAG TGATGGGTCGTTCCCCTATGACTCTGTCCCTTGGCAGCAGAACACCAACCAGCCTCCCGGCTCCCTCTCCGTGGTCACCACAGTTTGGGGAGTGACCAACACATCCCAGAGCCAG gtcctCGGGAACCCTATGGCCAATGCCAACAACCCCATGAATCCAGGCGGCAACCCTATGGCATCGGGCATGACCACCAGCAACCCCGGCCTCAACTCCCCCCAGTTTGCTGGGCAGCAGCAACAGTTCTCGGCCAAGGCCGGGCCCGCTCAGCCCTACATCCAGCAGAGCATGTACGGCCGGCCCAACTACCCCGGCAGCGGGGGCTTCGGGGCCAG CTACCCCGGGGGTCCTAACGCCCCCGCAGGCATGGGCATCCCTCCGCACACCAGGCCGCCCGCTGACTTCACTCAGCCGGCGGCTGCTGCCGCAGCAGCTgcagtggcggcggcggcggccacggccacggccacggccacggccactgTGGCAGCCTTgcaggagacacagaacaagGATATAAACCAGTACGGACCG ATGGGTCCCACCCAGGCGTATAACAGCCAATTCATGAACCAGCCCGGGCCGCGGGGGCCTGCCTCCATGGGGGGCAGCATGAACCCCGCAAGCATGGCGGCTGGCATGACACCCTCGGGGATGAGCGGCCCTCCCATGGGGATGAACCAGCCCCGGCCGCCCGGCATCAGCCCCTTTGGCACCCATGGGCAGCGGATGCCCCAGCAGACCTACCCGGGGCCCCGGCCCCAGTCCCTGCCTATTCAAAGCATAAAGAGGCCATACCCGGGAGAG CCCAACTATGGAAACCAGCAATATGGACCAAACAGCCAGTTCCCCACCCAGCCAGGCCAGTACcctacccccaaccccccacGGCCGCTCACCTCTCCCAACTACCCCGGGCAAAGGATGCCCAGCCAGCCGAGCACGGGGCAGTACCCACCCCCCACGGTCAACATGGGGCAGTATTACAAG CCAGAGCAATTTAATGGACAAAACAACACCTTCTCGGGAAGCAGCTACAGTAACTACAGCCAGGGGAATGTCAATAGG CCTCCTAGGCCGGTTCCTGTGGCAAATTACCCCCACTCACCTGTTCCAGGGAACCCCACGCCCCCCATGACCCCCGGGAGCAGCATCCCCCCGTACCTGTCCCCCAGCCAAGACGTTAAACCACCCTTCCCGCCTGACATCAAGCCAAATATGAGCGCTCTGCCACCACCCCCAG CCAACCACAATGACGAGCTGCGGCTCACGTTCCCCGTGCGGGACGGCGTGGTGCTGGAGCCCTTCCGCCTGGAGCACAACCTGGCTGTCAGCAACCACGTCTTTCACCTACGGCCCACAGTCCACCAGACGCTGATGTGGAG GTCCGACCTGGAGCTGCAGTTCAAGTGCTACCACCACGAGGACCGGCAGATGAACACCAACTGGCCGGCCTCGGTGCAGGTCAGCGTGAACGCCACGCCCCTCACCATCGAGCGCGGGGACAACAAGACCTCCCACAAGCCCCTGCACCTCAAGCACGTGTGCCAGCCGGGCCGCAACACCATCCAGATCACCGTCACGGCCTGCTGCTGC TCCCACCTCTTCGTGCTGCAGCTGGTCCACCGGCCCTCCGTGCGCTCCGTGCTGCAAGGCCTCCTCAAGAAACGCCTCTTGCCCGCGGAGCACTGTATCACGAAAA TCAAGCGGAATTTCAGCAGCGTGGCTGCCTCGTCAGGCAACACGACCCTCAACGGAGAGGATGGCGTGGAGCAGACAGCCATCAAGGTGTCTCTGAAGTGCCCCATCACATTCCGGCGCATCCAGCTGCCTGCTCGAGGTCACGACTGCAAGCACGTCCAG TGCTTTGACCTGGAGTCGTACCTGCAGCTGAATTGTGAGAGAGGGACCTGGCGGTGTCCTGTGTGCAA taaaaCGGCTCTGCTTGAGGGCCTGGAGGTGGATCAGTACATGTGGGGCATCCTGAACGCCATCCAACA CTCCGAGTTTGAAGAGGTCACCATCGATCCCACGTGCAGCTGGCGGCCAGTCCCCATCAAGTCAGACCTGCACATTAAAGATGACCCAGATGGCATCCCCTCCAAGCGGTTCAAGACCATGAGTCCCAGCCAGATGATCATGCCCAACGTCATGGAAATGATCGcagccctgggccctggcccatccccctacccactccCGCCTCCACCGGGGGGCGCCAACTCCAACGATTACAGCAACCAAG GCAACAACTACCAGGGCCATGGCAACTTTGACTTCCCCCACGGAAACCCTGGCGGGACGTCCATGAACGACTTCATGCACGGGCCGCCCCAGCTCTCCCACCCCCCGGACATGCCCAACAACATGGCCGCCCTCGAGAAACCCCTCAGTCACCCCATGCAGGAAACT ATGCCACACGCTGGCAGTTCTGACCAGCCCCATCCCTCCATACAACAAGGTTTGCACGTCCCACACCCCAGCAGCCAGTCAGGGCCTCCATTACATCACAGtggggctcctcctcctccttcccagcctccccgGCAACCGCCACAGGCCGCTCCCAGCAACCATCCACACAGCGACCTGACCTTTAACCCCTCCTCAGCCTTAGAGGGTCAGGCCGGAGCACAGGGAGCATCCGACATGCCGGAGCCTTCGCTGGAT ctccttccaGAACTCACAAATCCCGATGAGCTCCTCTCGTACCTGGATCCCCCCGACCTGCCGAGCAATAGTAACGATGACCTCCTGTCTCTCTTTGAGAACAACTGA
- the ZMIZ1 gene encoding zinc finger MIZ domain-containing protein 1 isoform X3: MNSMDRHIQQTNDRLQCIKQHLQNPANFHNAATELLDWCGDPRAFQRPFEQSLMGCLTVVSRVAAQQGFDLDLGYRLLAVCAANRDKFTPKSAALLSSWCEELGRLLLLRHQKSRQSDAPGKLPMQPPLNSMSSMKPTLSHSDGSFPYDSVPWQQNTNQPPGSLSVVTTVWGVTNTSQSQVLGNPMANANNPMNPGGNPMASGMTTSNPGLNSPQFAGQQQQFSAKAGPAQPYIQQSMYGRPNYPGSGGFGASYPGGPNAPAGMGIPPHTRPPADFTQPAAAAAAAAVAAAAATATATATATVAALQETQNKDINQYGPVCSSFQMGPTQAYNSQFMNQPGPRGPASMGGSMNPASMAAGMTPSGMSGPPMGMNQPRPPGISPFGTHGQRMPQQTYPGPRPQSLPIQSIKRPYPGEPNYGNQQYGPNSQFPTQPGQYPTPNPPRPLTSPNYPGQRMPSQPSTGQYPPPTVNMGQYYKPEQFNGQNNTFSGSSYSNYSQGNVNRPPRPVPVANYPHSPVPGNPTPPMTPGSSIPPYLSPSQDVKPPFPPDIKPNMSALPPPPANHNDELRLTFPVRDGVVLEPFRLEHNLAVSNHVFHLRPTVHQTLMWRSDLELQFKCYHHEDRQMNTNWPASVQVSVNATPLTIERGDNKTSHKPLHLKHVCQPGRNTIQITVTACCCSHLFVLQLVHRPSVRSVLQGLLKKRLLPAEHCITKIKRNFSSVAASSGNTTLNGEDGVEQTAIKVSLKCPITFRRIQLPARGHDCKHVQCFDLESYLQLNCERGTWRCPVCNKTALLEGLEVDQYMWGILNAIQHSEFEEVTIDPTCSWRPVPIKSDLHIKDDPDGIPSKRFKTMSPSQMIMPNVMEMIAALGPGPSPYPLPPPPGGANSNDYSNQGNNYQGHGNFDFPHGNPGGTSMNDFMHGPPQLSHPPDMPNNMAALEKPLSHPMQETLLPELTNPDELLSYLDPPDLPSNSNDDLLSLFENN; encoded by the exons CCCTGCTGTCCTCCTGGTGCGAGGAGCTCGGCCGCCTGCTGCTTCTCCGACATCAGAAGAGCCGCCAGAGCGACGCCCCCGGGAAACTCCCCATGCAGCCTCCCCTCAACTCCATGAGCTCCATGAAACCCACTCTGTCGCACAG TGATGGGTCGTTCCCCTATGACTCTGTCCCTTGGCAGCAGAACACCAACCAGCCTCCCGGCTCCCTCTCCGTGGTCACCACAGTTTGGGGAGTGACCAACACATCCCAGAGCCAG gtcctCGGGAACCCTATGGCCAATGCCAACAACCCCATGAATCCAGGCGGCAACCCTATGGCATCGGGCATGACCACCAGCAACCCCGGCCTCAACTCCCCCCAGTTTGCTGGGCAGCAGCAACAGTTCTCGGCCAAGGCCGGGCCCGCTCAGCCCTACATCCAGCAGAGCATGTACGGCCGGCCCAACTACCCCGGCAGCGGGGGCTTCGGGGCCAG CTACCCCGGGGGTCCTAACGCCCCCGCAGGCATGGGCATCCCTCCGCACACCAGGCCGCCCGCTGACTTCACTCAGCCGGCGGCTGCTGCCGCAGCAGCTgcagtggcggcggcggcggccacggccacggccacggccacggccactgTGGCAGCCTTgcaggagacacagaacaagGATATAAACCAGTACGGACCG GTCTGTTCCTCTTTCCAGATGGGTCCCACCCAGGCGTATAACAGCCAATTCATGAACCAGCCCGGGCCGCGGGGGCCTGCCTCCATGGGGGGCAGCATGAACCCCGCAAGCATGGCGGCTGGCATGACACCCTCGGGGATGAGCGGCCCTCCCATGGGGATGAACCAGCCCCGGCCGCCCGGCATCAGCCCCTTTGGCACCCATGGGCAGCGGATGCCCCAGCAGACCTACCCGGGGCCCCGGCCCCAGTCCCTGCCTATTCAAAGCATAAAGAGGCCATACCCGGGAGAG CCCAACTATGGAAACCAGCAATATGGACCAAACAGCCAGTTCCCCACCCAGCCAGGCCAGTACcctacccccaaccccccacGGCCGCTCACCTCTCCCAACTACCCCGGGCAAAGGATGCCCAGCCAGCCGAGCACGGGGCAGTACCCACCCCCCACGGTCAACATGGGGCAGTATTACAAG CCAGAGCAATTTAATGGACAAAACAACACCTTCTCGGGAAGCAGCTACAGTAACTACAGCCAGGGGAATGTCAATAGG CCTCCTAGGCCGGTTCCTGTGGCAAATTACCCCCACTCACCTGTTCCAGGGAACCCCACGCCCCCCATGACCCCCGGGAGCAGCATCCCCCCGTACCTGTCCCCCAGCCAAGACGTTAAACCACCCTTCCCGCCTGACATCAAGCCAAATATGAGCGCTCTGCCACCACCCCCAG CCAACCACAATGACGAGCTGCGGCTCACGTTCCCCGTGCGGGACGGCGTGGTGCTGGAGCCCTTCCGCCTGGAGCACAACCTGGCTGTCAGCAACCACGTCTTTCACCTACGGCCCACAGTCCACCAGACGCTGATGTGGAG GTCCGACCTGGAGCTGCAGTTCAAGTGCTACCACCACGAGGACCGGCAGATGAACACCAACTGGCCGGCCTCGGTGCAGGTCAGCGTGAACGCCACGCCCCTCACCATCGAGCGCGGGGACAACAAGACCTCCCACAAGCCCCTGCACCTCAAGCACGTGTGCCAGCCGGGCCGCAACACCATCCAGATCACCGTCACGGCCTGCTGCTGC TCCCACCTCTTCGTGCTGCAGCTGGTCCACCGGCCCTCCGTGCGCTCCGTGCTGCAAGGCCTCCTCAAGAAACGCCTCTTGCCCGCGGAGCACTGTATCACGAAAA TCAAGCGGAATTTCAGCAGCGTGGCTGCCTCGTCAGGCAACACGACCCTCAACGGAGAGGATGGCGTGGAGCAGACAGCCATCAAGGTGTCTCTGAAGTGCCCCATCACATTCCGGCGCATCCAGCTGCCTGCTCGAGGTCACGACTGCAAGCACGTCCAG TGCTTTGACCTGGAGTCGTACCTGCAGCTGAATTGTGAGAGAGGGACCTGGCGGTGTCCTGTGTGCAA taaaaCGGCTCTGCTTGAGGGCCTGGAGGTGGATCAGTACATGTGGGGCATCCTGAACGCCATCCAACA CTCCGAGTTTGAAGAGGTCACCATCGATCCCACGTGCAGCTGGCGGCCAGTCCCCATCAAGTCAGACCTGCACATTAAAGATGACCCAGATGGCATCCCCTCCAAGCGGTTCAAGACCATGAGTCCCAGCCAGATGATCATGCCCAACGTCATGGAAATGATCGcagccctgggccctggcccatccccctacccactccCGCCTCCACCGGGGGGCGCCAACTCCAACGATTACAGCAACCAAG GCAACAACTACCAGGGCCATGGCAACTTTGACTTCCCCCACGGAAACCCTGGCGGGACGTCCATGAACGACTTCATGCACGGGCCGCCCCAGCTCTCCCACCCCCCGGACATGCCCAACAACATGGCCGCCCTCGAGAAACCCCTCAGTCACCCCATGCAGGAAACT ctccttccaGAACTCACAAATCCCGATGAGCTCCTCTCGTACCTGGATCCCCCCGACCTGCCGAGCAATAGTAACGATGACCTCCTGTCTCTCTTTGAGAACAACTGA